In the Sandaracinus amylolyticus genome, CAGCGCATGGAGCTGCTCGGCGCGAAGGTCATCCCGGTCACGAGCGGCAGCGCGACGCTCAAGGACGCGATGAACGAGGCGATGCGCGACTGGGTCACGAACGTAGCGACCACGTACTACTGCGTGGGCTCGGTCGCGGGGCCGCATCCGTATCCCTCGATCGTGCGCGACTTCCAGCGCGTGATCGGCGACGAGGCGCGCGCGCAGCTCCTCACCGACGAGAACGTGCTGCCCGACGCGGTGGTCGCCGCGGTCGGCGGCGGCTCGAACGCGATGGGCATCTTCGCGGCGTTCGTCGACGACTCGAGCGTGAAGCTGATCGGCGTCGAGGCCGCGGGGCACGGCGTCGCGAGCGGCAAGCACGCCGCGACGCTCACCGCAGGCAAGCCCGGCGTGCTGCACGGGATGCGCACCTACGTGCTGCAGGACGAGGACGGACAGATCGTCGAGGCGCACTCGATCAGCGCGGGCCTCGACTATCCGGGCGTCGGTCCCGAGCACGCGTGGCTGCGCGACACCGGGCGTGCGCAGTACGTGAGCGTCGACGACGAGGAAGCGCTCGCGGGGTTCCAGCTGCTCGCGCGCACCGAGGGCATCCTTCCCGCGCTCGAGAGCAGCCACGCGATCGCGGCGCTGCACGGCGTCGCGAAGCAGCTCTGCAAGGACGCGCGCATCCTCGTGTCGCTGAGCGGCCGCGGCGACAAGGACCTCAACACGGTGCGCGACGCGCTCGCCGCGCGCACTGCGCACTGAGCTTCCCGCGGCGCTGCGCGCGGGGCCCCAGCCCCGCTTGCTCGATGCGCGTCAGACCGGCGTCGGCTCGAGCTCGGCGCAGATCACTTCGCCGTTCTCGTTCGCGCACTCGAAGCCCTGGGGACAACCGGCGCCTTCGGGTGCGCAGGGATGATCGTCGGGCACGCACACCGATGCGGTGGGCAGCTGGCCGCGCCCGGTCAGGCTGCGGCAGGCCGCGCCCTCACCGCAGTCCGCGTCGGTCTCGC is a window encoding:
- the trpB gene encoding tryptophan synthase subunit beta — protein: MSTSLPGRFGPFGGRFVAETLIPALDELESAYASARADAAFEARRLELLARWVGRPTPLFFAENLSREVGARVWLKREDLCHTGAHKVNNTVGQVLLAKRMGKPRVIAETGAGQHGVATATACALLGLKCEVFMGAEDVRRQSPNVQRMELLGAKVIPVTSGSATLKDAMNEAMRDWVTNVATTYYCVGSVAGPHPYPSIVRDFQRVIGDEARAQLLTDENVLPDAVVAAVGGGSNAMGIFAAFVDDSSVKLIGVEAAGHGVASGKHAATLTAGKPGVLHGMRTYVLQDEDGQIVEAHSISAGLDYPGVGPEHAWLRDTGRAQYVSVDDEEALAGFQLLARTEGILPALESSHAIAALHGVAKQLCKDARILVSLSGRGDKDLNTVRDALAARTAH